The window AAAAGATAAAACACTGAAAGCACGGAAAACACGGACTGAAGGAAACACGGGCACAGAGATTTCCGTACTCTCCGTGGTTATAGAGTCTGGATTGAGTTTTTCCATGCCCATCGGTATTTTTGATTTTAGAGTTTGAATCATAGTGTTTAACAGTGTATTTAATTTGTGTGTTGACTATAAATAGTTTACACTATTGAAGGACTTTTTACTACCCCACTGCTATAACATTATTTAACTATACCAGCATTAATTTGTATTGGATTTCACCCAACATTCCGCAGATGTTCTCAAGAAAAGAACATTTCTCTTACTATCTTTTTTGGCATTAATCAAAAATCCGTAATTATCTTTATTTCAGAGGGTCCTCAAAAAATTCATCAAAATTTTTTATGTTTCTTACAGATACATTTTTTGCGTTTAATTTAAATGAAAAAAACAATATATTTATCTTCATGAAAATCCTGGTCCTCCAGCACTCCGCCCTTAACACCCTCGGCACAATTGAAGAATATGCCCGAACTAAAAACCACCCCCTTGAGTCAACCCGCTTTTACAAAACCAAAAACCCGCCAGCCCTCGACTCTTTTGATTTCCTCATTATCATGGGCGGTCCTATGGGAATCTACGACTACGCCGAAAACCCCTGGCTGAGATACGAAAAAACCTTCATCAAACAGGCAATCGAAGAGGGAAAACCTGTGCTTGGAATCTGCCTCGGAGCCCAGTTGCTTGCTGACGTCCTCGGAGCCCGTGTTTATGAAAACGAGAACCGAGAAATGGGCTGGTATCCTGTAAAGGCGGTCCGGATGGAGGAAAATAAACCTGGATTTCTCAAAGGGCTGCCGGAAGAAATCACAGTTTTCAACTGGCATTCCCGGACCTTTGAACTTCCTGCTGGAGCCGGGCATCTTTTCCGGAGCGAGGGATGCAAAAATCAGGGTTTTATATTCAACGGCAGGATTGTCGCGCTTCAATTTCACCCGGAAGTGCATGAAGAAAGAGTTGAATCCATGATCGGTCGTTTTGGGGGCGAATTCGGAAATGGACCGTTTATCCAGAGAAAGGAAGAGATGGTAGGACAGGAGAAGTATCTGGCCAGTACGAAAGAATTTATGTTCACGGTGCTGGACAGATTCGAAAAACTTACGTATTCTTAAAAGATGTCTTTAAAAGGATCCTTCATCCCTGAAACCAGGGTTGCAATATCTTTCAGGGCAAGGCTCTTCTTAAATCCTGTGGGGAGAGCAATGTATTTTGGGCTCCAGACCGGATTGAATTTCTCTTTATAAGCCCGCAGGCCTTTGTAGTTATAAATATAGTCCCCGTTAGCAAAGATTAAAGCCCCGACTTTATGCCAGAGAGGGGCAAACTGCCTATTTTCAAGCCCTGAAAGGGGAGCCATTCCGAGGGAAAAGTGTTTGAATCCGTTCTCTTTCCCCCAGAGTATGAGTTTGACAAAAAGGTAGTCCATTGCCGGAGCACTGGAGTTGTGGCGCATCAGGTCTATACTGAACTCTTCTGTACCTGCTCCTGTCCAGATGTTTGCAAAAGCCACGATTTCTTCTTCGTTCCTGACAATGGCAAGCGGAAAATTGCTGAGGTATTTTTCGTCAAAAAATCCGACTGAGAACCCTTTTTCTTTACCGGTTTTTATTTCCAGCCAGGTATCCGAGACCTGTTTAAGTTCGGGGATGAGGGCAATTACCTCTTCTGGCTGGATAATTTCAAACCAGTACCCTTTTTTTTCTACATTTTTCACTGCATAGCGGAAATCCTTCCCCGTACTTCCTTCCAGCGTAAAGGACTCCAGAGGAACTTTTGCTTCTTCCCCGATTTTGATCAGAGTCAGGCCCAGGTCGAGGTAAATGGGAATATGTTTTTCGCTTACCTCATAAAAGACGGCTCTGCCCTGGTGCAGTTTACTCATTTCAAAAAAGTCCCAGATCAGCTCTTTTATCTGGTCACTTTTCCCTAAAGGATCTCCCATAGCAATCCAGCTCTTTCCAGAAACTCCGTACATCAAAAAGGCATTTTTCTCATCATCAAAAAGCAGGTATTTGTCTCCGGTAAGGGCAAGGTTCCCCCAGGTTTCCGGACTTTCTCTGAGAATCATTTTAGCAAGTTCAAGCTCTTCAGGTCCGGGAAGGTGGATATCCCTGGAAAAGGGGCTTAGCATTTTCATGACTCCAAGGACCAACAGCAGGAAGAAGATTCCAACGACAGCTCTTAAAAAGCTCGACGCCTGGGAATTTACCCCGAACTGCCACCAGAGTTCATTTGAATACTCCACATTCCTGTATGAAAAAAATCCGAGCCAGATGAAGCTTACCAGCACCAGAATTATGGCAATTATATTTTCCCTGCTAAAGGACTGGTGCAAAAGCGAGGATTTCCTGTAAAAATGTTTCCTTGAGGGGAACAAAAGGACAGACATGGCAAAAAGCACTGCAGCCACATGGTAATCAAAATCCTTCATGAGGGCAACGACCCCGCCCAGTAAAAGGACTATAAGGGAGAGCACATAAGCCCCGTCAATCCTCTTCCAGAGCCCGTTTGCCAGAAGCAGGAGCAGTACACCGATTATGCTTCCAAAAAGCCTGGAAGCTTCAATGAGAGGGAGAGGGACGAGGTGTGTGAGTTCACGCAGGTATTGAGGGTTCGAAGGCAGGGCTCCGGAAAATAGGAGGGAAATACCTCCCAGAAAGATCAGGACCGAAAAGATCTGGGGAGTAACCTCTGAGAAACTGGAATAGGTAGCTTTTCCGGCTTTCGTCAGGAATTCTTTTTTCGCTTCAAATTCACAGAAGATCAGAGCCAGGAACCCGAGCAGGAAAGGAAGGAAATAATAAACTGCTCTGAAGATCAGGAGAGGCCTCAGTATCTCAACCGTGGTGAAATAAGGTCCCAGCATAAACAGCATCGTTATCTCGAAAACAACAAGCCCTCCGGGAACCGTGCTTATCAGCCCGATCAACTGTGCCAGCGCAAAGAATACAAGCACATGGAGCAGGGTGAGCTGCGGATTTGAAGGCAGGAGGAAGTAAATTATGCTTCCTGAAAGCAGGTAGTCCGCTGAGGATAAAACAAGCTGCAAGAATGCGATTTTTGGCTCAGGGACCCTGATCCTGTATCCCTTTATCTCTAGGTCCGGTTTCCTGAATGAAAAATAAAAATAGGCAGCAAGAAGCAGCAGTAAAAGAATCCCAATAACCTTCAGTGGGACCGGGATCTCAGGGGTGTAGTCCGGGAGCTTTACAGGATAAAAGGTAAAAAGCAGACCTGCAATGAAACAAAACCCGACCCAGAAAGTGGAGATGCAAAAAACTATAATTTCCCAGATCTCGAGGAAAGTCAGCCCATACAATGAATACAGCCTGTAGCGCAGGGAGCTTCCTGTTAAGAAATTAAAACCCACACTGTAACTTATGGACGTGCTGATAAAAGATGCCTGAGCAACCTGTTTATAGGGAAGTGGATGGTTAATATGTCGGGTTGCAAGGTAATCATAGCCTGTTAGAATAGCATAGCTCAAAATAGTAAAAAATACGGCAATTCCTATATGGCTCAGGGGAACGCTGGCAATACTTTTCAGAATATAACTCGAACGCAGATGGTCTATCTGTTTGTCCAGAGTCAATAAAGCCAGGCCAAATATGATGCCAGGTAAGAGGTAACTGACTACTTTAAGGACTTTTTCCTGTATACTGCCGTTTTGGTTCATCAGTATCGAGCATCTTTTTGGATTATGGGATCAGAGTTCAGTATTTAAGTTAAAGACAAAGCTCAGGATTAAAGTATCTAATGTTGAACTATTCTTTTAAAGTTAATATATTTTTTGTAAGTGATCAGTCCGGAGTTTAAAATATAATTATATTATATTATATTATATTATATTATATTATATTATATTAATTCACCAAAAACGTACGGAGTTATGGACATAAATCCACCCAAGTGTAACGAATTTGAATACATTAATTTTCTCATTGCGGCTTCTAACGTTTTTAGTTGTACTGAAGCCGCTAGATGTTATCCAATCGTAGATGATGCTCCTTCTCATGACTCTTTTACTCGCTTACTTCAAAGACAAACTCCAGACACGGAAGCGCTATGGGAGAAGGTGAAAAATTATGTTAACCTTAAATGTGGCTTTCTAATTGTTGACGATTCAACATTAGATAAACCATACGCAAAAAAAATGGCTTTTGTTCGTCGTATGTGGAGTGGAAAACATCATCGTACTGTAAAGGGAATAGGTCTGGTCACCTTAGTTTGGACAGACGGTACAACCGTTATACCTATCGATTTTAGGATTTATAACATCGATGAAGACGACAAAACGAAGAATGACCATTTCCTCGATATGCTTGACAAAGCCGAAGAACGTGGTTTTAATCCAGAATTTGTTTTGTTTGATACATGGTATGCAAGTGTGAAAAACCTTAAAGCCATAAGGAAGAAAGAATGGCACTTCCTTACAAGGTTAAAGATTAATCGTTCGGTAAATCCTGACAACAAGAAAAATGTACCACTTGAAACAGTAGATATTCCTCCAAAAGGACTTGTGGTTCATCTCAAAGCATATGGATTTGTAAAGGTGTTTCGGATTGTTTCAAAAGATGGAGACACGCAACACTGGGTTACAAATGTGCAGGATATGGATGAATCAAAACGTGAGGATTTGGTGAAAAAATCGTGGAAAATTGAGGAATATCACAGAGGGATAAAGCAGTTCTGTGGTGTGGAAAAATGTCAGGCAAGAAAGGAAGAGTCACAAAGCACAGAGGGATAAAGCAGTTCTGTGGTGTGGAAAAATGTCAGGCAAGAAAGGAAGAGTCACAAAGCACAGAGGGATAAAGCAGTTCTGTGGTGTGGAAAAATGTCAGGCAAGAAAGGAAGAGTCACAAAGAGCACATATAATGTTCTCATTAAGAGCTTTTCTCAGATTGGAATTACAAAGAATCAAAAGTGGAATCTCCTGGTTTGAAAGTGCTATGAAAATTAGAAGAGTGGCAGTGACAGCATATTTAAATGACCCTCTATACACATTAAATTAATTAATATAGAAGTAGGGGTGTTAAAAACGATGTGCTGGGACCCAACCGCGTAACTCCTAATTTGGTTGATATTATATATATGAGTTAATATATAGTACTTTTTAAAATACAATGAATATGTTTATATTATAAAGTCATATCAAAAATTCACTCTCAAGAGATTATCAGGGCTGAAGTTTGTAATTAAAAGTAAGGGATAAAATGAATCAAAAACATCTTAGATACGTACGGCAAAACAGGAAAAAAATAGGAGTTTCCATTGTAATTCTTATTTTCCTGATTGCACTGGGAATATTCATTCTTTATGCTACACAATCCGACTATTCTCTTATTCCATTAAATAAAATTGTATATGTAACTGGCGATGGAAGCGGAAACTTCACCTGTGACGGGAGTAATGATCAGGTAGAAATAAATCAAGCTCTTGCATACGTTGCAGAACATCCACAGTATTCAACCGTTCATTTAAAAGGCCCATATACATACGTTATCTCTGACAGTATTTTGATTGGAAGCAAAACAGTCCTGGAGGGAGATTCTACAGCCGTAGTTAAACTTAAAGACAACGCGGGCTGGCCGGTGAGTAAGCCGCTCATAACTCAGCTGGATAGTGCCGGAATCCATAAAGTAACTATAAAAGGATTTGAAATCAACGGAAATCATGACCAGAATCAGGACAAAATGAAAGGGGAAGGATATTACAATATGATCCAGTTCCTTGATTCTAAAAACATACAGGTTCATGATATGTACCTGCATGATGGGCATGGAGACGGGCTGAAAGTAGAGAGAGGGTCCAACATTCAATTTTACAAAAATAAAGTGTACAAATTGGGGCATGATGGGCTTTACACAATTGAGTGCACGAACGTAGAAGCCTGGAACAACAAAATAACCTGCCGGACTAATAGCGGGCTTAGAATCTGGAACTCAAACCACGTAAAATTTCACGATAACGTGATCGACTCTTTTTTCGACTGGAGTGCAGGCGGTCCGGGAATCCTGATAGAGAAATCAACAGGTATCGTGAACGATGTAGAGGTATACAATAATACTATCCATGACACCTATGGGCCTGGAATCTGGCTGATAGGTTATGGCGAGTCTTATCCCAGGGAAGAGGCAAAGAATGTCCACATTCATCATAATACCTTTTACAACACCGGTACGAACCCCGGTATTGACTGGGTGGGAGGTATAGTAACAAGTGGGTTTTACGATACTCTCATTGAAAATAACGTATTTGACGGCATATACCATGCTGCTATTATCAATATGTACCCTTCAGTTTCTACGGGCACAGGCGATCAAGTTGACCTTTCACCTCAAGGTACAGGATACACAACGATTATCCGCAACAACATAATTGTAAATACTCAGAAACGCACAAAAGACCCTGATGGGACAGGATACGCAGTGATCAATTATTTACCTGAAACACATACCTTTGTGCTGGAAAATAACTGCCTTTACAATAACT is drawn from Methanosarcina lacustris Z-7289 and contains these coding sequences:
- a CDS encoding type 1 glutamine amidotransferase, whose amino-acid sequence is MKILVLQHSALNTLGTIEEYARTKNHPLESTRFYKTKNPPALDSFDFLIIMGGPMGIYDYAENPWLRYEKTFIKQAIEEGKPVLGICLGAQLLADVLGARVYENENREMGWYPVKAVRMEENKPGFLKGLPEEITVFNWHSRTFELPAGAGHLFRSEGCKNQGFIFNGRIVALQFHPEVHEERVESMIGRFGGEFGNGPFIQRKEEMVGQEKYLASTKEFMFTVLDRFEKLTYS
- the mprF gene encoding bifunctional lysylphosphatidylglycerol flippase/synthetase MprF is translated as MNQNGSIQEKVLKVVSYLLPGIIFGLALLTLDKQIDHLRSSYILKSIASVPLSHIGIAVFFTILSYAILTGYDYLATRHINHPLPYKQVAQASFISTSISYSVGFNFLTGSSLRYRLYSLYGLTFLEIWEIIVFCISTFWVGFCFIAGLLFTFYPVKLPDYTPEIPVPLKVIGILLLLLLAAYFYFSFRKPDLEIKGYRIRVPEPKIAFLQLVLSSADYLLSGSIIYFLLPSNPQLTLLHVLVFFALAQLIGLISTVPGGLVVFEITMLFMLGPYFTTVEILRPLLIFRAVYYFLPFLLGFLALIFCEFEAKKEFLTKAGKATYSSFSEVTPQIFSVLIFLGGISLLFSGALPSNPQYLRELTHLVPLPLIEASRLFGSIIGVLLLLLANGLWKRIDGAYVLSLIVLLLGGVVALMKDFDYHVAAVLFAMSVLLFPSRKHFYRKSSLLHQSFSRENIIAIILVLVSFIWLGFFSYRNVEYSNELWWQFGVNSQASSFLRAVVGIFFLLLVLGVMKMLSPFSRDIHLPGPEELELAKMILRESPETWGNLALTGDKYLLFDDEKNAFLMYGVSGKSWIAMGDPLGKSDQIKELIWDFFEMSKLHQGRAVFYEVSEKHIPIYLDLGLTLIKIGEEAKVPLESFTLEGSTGKDFRYAVKNVEKKGYWFEIIQPEEVIALIPELKQVSDTWLEIKTGKEKGFSVGFFDEKYLSNFPLAIVRNEEEIVAFANIWTGAGTEEFSIDLMRHNSSAPAMDYLFVKLILWGKENGFKHFSLGMAPLSGLENRQFAPLWHKVGALIFANGDYIYNYKGLRAYKEKFNPVWSPKYIALPTGFKKSLALKDIATLVSGMKDPFKDIF
- a CDS encoding right-handed parallel beta-helix repeat-containing protein codes for the protein MNQKHLRYVRQNRKKIGVSIVILIFLIALGIFILYATQSDYSLIPLNKIVYVTGDGSGNFTCDGSNDQVEINQALAYVAEHPQYSTVHLKGPYTYVISDSILIGSKTVLEGDSTAVVKLKDNAGWPVSKPLITQLDSAGIHKVTIKGFEINGNHDQNQDKMKGEGYYNMIQFLDSKNIQVHDMYLHDGHGDGLKVERGSNIQFYKNKVYKLGHDGLYTIECTNVEAWNNKITCRTNSGLRIWNSNHVKFHDNVIDSFFDWSAGGPGILIEKSTGIVNDVEVYNNTIHDTYGPGIWLIGYGESYPREEAKNVHIHHNTFYNTGTNPGIDWVGGIVTSGFYDTLIENNVFDGIYHAAIINMYPSVSTGTGDQVDLSPQGTGYTTIIRNNIIVNTQKRTKDPDGTGYAVINYLPETHTFVLENNCLYNNSAGNYKNANSTTDIYVDPFFVDQKKHDYHLKPNSPCKDAGNPA